Within the Musa acuminata AAA Group cultivar baxijiao chromosome BXJ2-9, Cavendish_Baxijiao_AAA, whole genome shotgun sequence genome, the region ATCTGGGAACTGCATTGGTAAAGGTTTGTGAACACAATTTCTGTGTGGTGGTATTGCTGATGTTGCAAAAAAGAGtaattttatttcattattttggtgaaattaTAGTTTCAATGAACTTGCTATACACTTTTCAATTTATTTTGGTATTCCTTGTTGATCTGATTGTCCACATATTTTTTGAGTGAGAACAAATTAATCCTGTCAACTTCCAAGCTGAACAATATTCTCTTCTCTTCAAAACTTTGATATTAACAATCTGCATCATTTCTTCAAATAGAGATAATGTAGAGACCATGAATAAACATACTAGTTTGGCTCTTAGGCGAATATCCCTTCTACTTTTTGCCcttcttttcttattcttcttgttTGAGAAAATTGCAGTGGACCTCTTTATCTTTCTTTTCTTGCAAGAAACCTTACACAGTGGAACTATTGCATTGTTTTGTCAAAATTTCCTCTTTTAACGAGTCATTGTATCTCATTTATATTTATTGCATGttggttttatttttttctccatTTTACACTGTAGACCATTCAATGTGCAATTATGCTTTCTAACTGTGTACTATTTTACTCTTGGGTGAGCTGTATGCATACTtattcatttataaaaaaaaagttgtatttttaaatttcattttcctTGTCTTATGGTTATTTTCTCTCTATATCAATTTATTTGAATTAAATTTTCCCTCAGAATGTTCTGGTCAGGTATGTCACTTTACTTGCGATTAGTTTTTCCCTATGCTAACCTCATCATAGTTCACATGCAGCTTATTTGCCTAGCAACATTTCTTAAAGTACCAGAGAATGATAACTTTGATCCTTATCAGGTGCTTTCTCCTGTCTTTTAGAATGTCTAAAATTAGAGCATTTTAATTTCATAAacttacacacatatatattgatACATCCTGCTAGAAATTCTAATTTGCTTGTTGTGTTCATTAGGAACTGCTCAAAGCATTAATTGGATTTATAGATGTTGCCAGACTTTATTTTGCATTGGCACAATTGACTCACAGAAACATTTCTCAGAATCATAAGTTCCAGGCTGTTGGTCTTGGTAAGTAAGAAAAGAATGTCTGTTTTTTGGTTTAATGATTGGTAGACATTCTAGCTATTATTTTTTAAAGCTGTAGTTTTTGTAGTGAGATCATAACAATGGAGGATACCTGAATACCAACTGGTTTTTCACTTTTGTCATGGACCCTTCTCTTACCTCATTCTCATAATTTGTTCTTTATCCGCTGTATTGTCAGCTTTAGACAATGGAGAATGTATAAGTCAGCTGAGTCCCCTGTCAATATGATGAGAGAAGGCCTtctgattaatattttttgatcTTTTTCCTCCTCTGTTCATCTTCATATTCCCACATAGTGCACATATTCTTAGTTCGTTTTTAGCTAGATCCAGGTGTTACATTCTCAACTTATAAATTAGTATCTCCAGGTTTAATAATTATGATATCCTGCAAGTATCAATGAAGACTAGCACATCTACATGACAAGTTCTATTGATGCTAAAGGCACCTTACTTTGAACTAGGGAATTTCCTAGAAGTTACATCTTCCTAATCTATGATACCAGGGCACATGTCATGTTATCAGAAATATTTGCTTCAGACTGTTGTGATGCAGTTTAGACACAAATTAGATTCCCATATAAGGCCAGCATCAATATGGGACACAGATGGACTCCTAGGTCAAAGCATGTTCTGTGCGCAATGTTGTTTGTTTTTTAGTCTGATTATTTCTTCTTCATCTGTTGGACTCCTAAGGATGAAGTCAcatactgcaagtgcatgctttATAGCAAATGGAAAAATAGGTGCTATCTAGTTTGATCCCATTATTTATTCACTCAAGATATGGATGACTGAATCAGATGTGGATATTCACCTAAGTGTCTGGGTCAGCATGGAGATGAAAATGAGTTTCAGGAAAATAGGAGAAAAGTAATTctaataaattatatttgataACCTTGTGAGGATGTGAAAAATCAAAGATAAGTTTATGGTAAACATTAAAAACCAAGATGTTTAATTTCTAATATTTTCATACCTGCCTGTATCTAAAAACCActactaaagagtgttaaaatttTGACTCATGGACAACAGATATACTTGAAATTTTGCCTTCAATTGCCTGGTGAGAGAATGGTTATTACAGGGAGAGTTGCTGGAAAGTTATAAATGAGGAGTGAGGATTCTTGGATTTGGTTTGGATTTTTCATTTTTGGTTGGCACACAGGAAAAGAAAATAGTAAGTCACAGTGAGTGTGAACGCGCAAAATGTAAATATTTGAGTCTAAAAGTGATTTGAAGTTTTGAACTAAAGAGAATTGGAAAAGAAAGATTGACATATATGATTTCAGAAGATAACAAGGTTTTTGGTCCTTGAGAATCTTTTTGTTTTGGTGATCTCTAGTAAATATAGTTATTTGTAAAATTCTACAGTCATGTTTTTAATCATGTAATTAACCTATCACAATCTGTCATGTGTTTCTAAATGCCACTTAGCATAATCATAAGTCATGGTCCAAAGAAACATATTTATTACCATGTATCATTCCAACATACTTATTGTCATCTAAGATTAGTTAGGTACAAGGACAACATGTTTATCTCTCactaaattttcagatgatggacATGTATTCTACAATTTCCACCAATGAGGCATCTGAACAAAGAAATCTCAGGACACATTTGAAACAAGGTTTTTATTATCGTTTTAGAATCCTAAGAAGATTTCAATTTTGCCAATTCCACACTTATGGCAGTTTCAATGGCTTTATCTGTTTTTAAATCAAGTTTCAGCAATTCTGGccaacacaaaaaataaattaagatatTTTGACAATTCTAGTAAGGTGGAAACTTTTCTGAATTTTAATTTGCACtcttcatcaaaaaaaaaaaaaaaaaaaaaatccatgcaAATATCACAAAGAACATAAATGAAATAAGCCTGGAAGCTTAAAGTGAAGGTGGATTGATTTAGCAATTCCCTATTGAGAACCCACTCACTGAAACCCATGCTAACTTTATTTGTTTATGGTGCTTAAAACTTGAAGAAAAAAGGAAACTCATACTAAGGGTGTTCACGCTTTGGATAACAAATAGGAGTGTCTGTGGAAAAATTGGCTTCTATAGGAAGGGGAGATGGAGAGGAAATTGCATTCGGTATCATTTCTCTCCCTAGTTAGAATGCAATGGCTTATGGCATGCTATCATCTAGTAATGAAGCACCCACTGAAATCAAGTTGTGGTTCAGATCCTCTGTTTTAGTTCCAAGAACCTCTTGAACTAAGAATTTTCATTTCAATTACTCTATATGAGAGCCCACAGAATCATGATCCTAACAGTGCCAGCATTTCAACAAAAAACAAATCTGTAATTTCCCAACTATTTAGTGTATACTACATGGATCCTTTTCTGCCTAATAGGGCCATCATTTAATCCTTGATATTCTATCTATACAATATACTCTGGTTCTTTAGCTCAGAAATCATGCATACCATACGTAGATACCAACCAAGGAAATCCACATTTACCTTTGTAACAAATATAAATTTATCAAATAGGTTTTTCccatgtggactttgttccttctTTTTGATAGTCAGCAGTGTTCATGCTTAAATGTGTTCCTATAATACCCTTGGGTCACAATTTAATTAGAATGATAAAAAAGCACTCTCCTTCAAGGATTGAAATTAATGTGTTTTATACTCGAGGAATGGAAAGTTTACCTTCTAAGTTTGTCAAATCTGCTGTTAGAACTGAAAAACTGAAGTTCCAAAACTGTCCTGATGACCTGATtgaatctcttgatgatgcaacacCATCTCCTCCTAGTTGCAATCCATAAATTAGTCACAGCATCAAGATTCAATTTCAAAGAAAGTAGTTAtcacatatgtatttatatacaagatcataatGTGATTTCAATGAAAAGTTAATCCTTTGTTGCTTCAGATCAGATTGATTTGACTATGTGTTACTTACCTAGCAATGCAAATTATACTAGCTTGCCAATAAGTTTATGAATGCCAAATGAAAGTTGTCACAAGACAGCACATGCCAAATGAAAGTTGCCAAAAGAAACTTGTGGAGAAGGAAGTCATGATGAATGTCACAACCAGTTATAGTGAAACAGCAACTTAGACTATCTTGCAATAGAAATTATCAAATTGAATCTCTTTGACTTTCTCTTAATATTGTTTTTAGCAATTGGAATAAAGAAAAAACTTTTTATCCGAatagaccagcatgaaaatgatttgTTTCTTCAGCGTCAACCTTATGTAGTAAGCTCTACAAAATTCAGAAAATTTCCAATGTCTTTTACTTGGGGAAACAAAATGATTTGTTTgacgtgatgaaacaaaatatttGTTTCAGTTTTCCAAGAAAAAAATGGAATGTAAGAACTAATAAAAAGGGATACTTGGCCAATGCATGAGATAGTCATTTTGATGAAGAACAAAGTGGCACCAGAATGTGAAGAATTATCATCTACCTGTGATTATTAATGATTTTTAATGAGGGAGCTTGAAAATAGATTGACACTGAAGTAACAAGAGAGTATTGTTAAGTTTGCatcactaaattatttataacttgtTGATAACAAGTGATGATCTCTCAATTCTGTGGGTTGGctacatggattttttttttttgtcaagtaTTATTGGGGATGTCACTAGATAATTTAAGTGCCATCATATCCCCTTTATTATTCTATCTAACCAACTCCTTTTGGTCGTTCATCACCCCTTCCAACACCTATCTTAATAATTGACTCACATTAGTTAGTTTACTATAGTGCATCTATAGGCCATTTTTAGTCATATCCAAATTATCTTTGATTTTCCATCCCTTAAAATTTGACAGATAATCGTTTCTTTCTAACACTTCTGATCATACCAAACAGTCATGTCAATGTCCTTGTCTCTGCTATCTTAACCTTATTTTTTGCATATTTTATGTTCCAACTGTAAAACATTCTAGCCAAAAAGCAATGAAACCTTACAATTGtgaatataacttttcttttaatttaagGGTACCCAATGGCCAAGTAACACTACAGATTCTTGTCTATAACTCAATCATTTCATTATGATTCTGTCAGTAATAATTTCTTCAACATACTCTTTATGTTGTAGGATACATATAAGatttcaaaaaacaaaaaaattttgttaaattaatTACATGTAAAACATAATGCTGCCTTAAAAAGTTTAGCTGCTGATACTACTCTAAGATGCCAGTTTGTGAATTGTTCCTATTCCAGTGTCATCAAATTTTTATTATGAAGTTCTCATGTCATGTAAGGATCCATAACATTGTGAAAGACCAACAGCATTGCAATCATAAGGTCTTTTAAGCCTAATACAGTAAGTAAGATAAAGAATGATAAGAAAATAACTTTATAACTTCACAAACATAACTTTTCAGAGGTCTGATGTGAAAATAATCACCATGTACCGTGTAAGTTCCATTTTGCATTGGAGCCAATGGAACCTTAGGAAGGATAGGACACTTCATCAGATGGTATTGATGCTCCAGCAACTGATTAAACAAAATGATTTGTTTCTTCAGCTTCAGCCTTATGTAGTAAGCTCTGAAAAATTCAGAATTTTCTTCTTCAAGTTTCCGCCACACTGCAAAACAAATGATAGTATCAGACCAAAGAATAGTGCATTCTTCCCATGAAAGATAGGGAAAAGATTAGTATGCTTAGCTTTAGTTTTTCATGTGTAAGGGTTTCCtgtaaaagataaaataatagaACAAGTTGGAATAGTTCTGAGAGGAGAAAATAAGGGAATAGGGTGGCATAGCCATCTCCAAATGAAATTCATAGATGAACGAGTCAAACAATACAAGTCAATCATGAATAATAGTGTGAGGAAAGGTCTAAGACAATCTAAGAAAACTTTATTATAACAATAAATAGTGATTTGATTTTTTCCTCAATGGAACTCAATGATGGGGAAAAAAAATTCACTTAGCTGACCCTAGATTTTTGGGGCTTCATGTTTCACAATTTCAACTATGACACCTATTGTATACATAATCTTACAATCACTTGTTGCAAAACCAATCTGACCATTTCCAAACTCAACCAGTACCATAAAGCTTCAATTGAATATATCCTCAAGaataaaactgaaaaaaaaagaaCCTCTAAGAAATGTTTTTGATCAGCACAACAAACAAGAATGTCCATGTTCATAAAAGTTTAACTAGTTTAACTAGATAAAGAAATGTGCACAAAATAACAAATAGAATAGTACTACAAGTTACAACCTCATAGAAAGTTTGAGATGAATTCA harbors:
- the LOC135623686 gene encoding uncharacterized protein LOC135623686, with translation MVPLSPSQRDKTIIFVRSSRGGSFWEPAYPHFGTWSEYDTVGTSVKAAIVYLGTALVKLICLATFLKVPENDNFDPYQELLKALIGFIDVARLYFALAQLTHRNISQNHKFQAVGLDDGHVFYNFHQ